The Thermodesulfobacterium sp. TA1 sequence CCAGCTTAATAGGCTCTATAAAAAACTCCTCTGAAGGTGGCATCTTCTTGTAAAATGCCTTATACTTCTTTATGATATTTTCCTTCACAAGCATTGAAAAATTTTTCTCGTTTGGATGATAGTAATAAGTCTTCTTTTTACCATCAGCACCATAAAGTGTGCTATAAACTGTCAAAGGTGATAGCATCCGTATAAGGATTTCTTTTCTTATCTCAGGGGATGGAAGAACCTTTATAGACTCAAGCCAAACTCTGTTTACGTCAAGCTGTATCTCTTTATTATACAAAAAATTTGAGGTAAGACTCAAAAGCATTTCTGTATAAGGCGATGAGATAAAGAACTTGAAAGGCGAAGAAATTTTAAACTTATCTCTTTCTTTTTCTAATTTTCCAAAAATTCGAGAAAAGGTAAAAAATTTAAACCTCCTCTTTTGGTAAACAAACCCTTCGTTGTGAAGTTTTTCAGCAAGGGCTCTGTCTAAAAGATGATAAATCAGCCCTTGCAAAACTTCGTTATAATGAATAGGTAAAACAGCTTCCTTTTCAGAAACAAAAGTAATGGCTAATCTCATTAAATTAATTCTATAAATAATTTAAAAAGGGTCAAGTTTCAGAAAAATATAACAGAATCTTTTGCACTATCTTTTGAGGCCTTGATAAAAATCTAAACTCAAAACTTCGAAATCTATCTTCTCTTTTAAAAATTTAAAAAGGTATTAAAATTTAAAAAATATAGGAAAAAACGCCGGCGTAGCTCAGCGGTAGAGCAGTGGATTCGTAATCCACAGGTCGAGGGTTCGAAACCCTCCGCCGGCTCTTTATAACCTTTTAGGTTCAACTAAAAATCAGAAAAGGAGTTTACCGATGGAAGCTTTACAAAATTTAAGAGGTTTAGATAAAATTCTTGTGCCTATCAGGCTTACAGGAAAGTCAAAATTTGTTTTTCAATGTCATCCTGGGGTTCCTTGTTTTAAACTTTGTTGTTCAGACCTGTTTTTACCCCTTACCCCTTATGACATCATAAGGATTAGGGATAAGCTTGGGCTTACTACAGATGAATTTCTGCTTCAATACACCGAGCCTTTTATTCTTCCTAAATCGGGACTTCCGATAGCAAGGCTAAAGATGAGTGAAAACGAAGAAAAAACCTGTCCTTTTTTAGGAGATGGTGGATGTAACATCTATGAAGTAAGGCCTCTTGCTTGTAGATATTATCCCTTAGGTTTTGGGCTTTTTCGAAATAAAGATAAAAGAAAAAACGAAGAAATTTACTACTTAGTAAAAGAGGGTTTTTGTCAAGGACTTGATTCTGGAGAGGAAATGACGGTTGATGAATATCGTAAATCTCAAGGCATACCTGGTCTTGAAGACCCTATTTTGGAATGGGCAGAAATCATCATGAAAAAAGAATCTCTTGGACCGATTTCTGTGCCAGAAAAAAGCCTTCAGCTGTTTTTCATGGTTAGCACCAATCCAGAAAGGTTTAGAAGCTTTGTTTTTGAGAGCAAGTTTTTAGATATGTTTGAGGTTGACGAAAAAACCTTAGAAGAAATCAAGAAAGATGATTTAAAGCTTTTGCAGTTCGGATTCAAATGGCTTAAAACCGTTCTTTTTGGAGAAAATCTGGTAAAAAGAAGGAAAGAAAGCCCGGCGGTTAAAAAGGTAAAACCTTTCTAAAAATGTATCCTAAAATCAAGAGAAGGGTTACTCGTAAGGTCTGGGTTGGTAAAATTTCTGTAGGTGGAGATAGTCCCATCAGGGTTCAAAGCATGACCAATACCCCTACAGCAGACCTTAATGCTACTCTGTCCCAAATTCAAAAACTTTTTGAAGCTGGATGCGAAATCGTTAGGGTTGCTGTTCCAGATGAAAAGTCCGCTAAAGCCTTAAAAGACTTAGTAAAAGAAAGCCCTATCCCTGTTATTGCTGACCTTCATTTTGCTACCCTGTTAGGAGAAAAAGCCGTCAAAGCAGGGTGTGCAGGCATAAGAATAAACCCTGGGACTTTTAAAAACAAGGCTAATTTAGAAAGGTTGCTTAAAATCTGTAAAGACTACAACTGTTGTGTAAGAATAGGGATAAACGCAGGATCCCTTGAACCTGAAATTTTGAAAAAATATAAAGTTCCTTCTTATAAAGCGATGGTAGAAAGTGCCTTAAGATGGGTTGAATACGTGGTAGAAACAGTGGATTACCATAACTTAAAAGTCTCGCTTAAATCTTCTAACTGGTGGGAAACCATTAAGGCTTATCAAGCCTTTTCTAAAAAATCTGATTTTCCTTTGCATGTAGGGGTTACGGAGGCAGGAGGGCTTATACCAGGGACCATAAAAAACACCATGGCTATATCCTATCTCCTGTTAAAAGGGATAGGAGACACCTTAAGGGTTTCTTTAACCGCAGACCCGGTAGAGGAGGTTTACGTAGCTTATGAAATCCTTAAAAACTTAGGGCTTAGAACCCTTTATCCAGAGGTTATAGCCTGTCCTACCTGCGGAAGATGTGAAATAGACCTTTTTTCGCTTTATCAAAAGGTTGAGGCATGGACTAAAAGAATTAAAGCTAATCTTAAACTTGCGGTTATGGGGTGTGTTGTCAACGGGCCTGGTGAGGCTAAGATGGCTGACATAGGTATTGCCGGAGGTAAAGGGGTTGGGGTAATTTTTAGAGAAGGAAAAATAATCAAAAAAGTGCCTGAAACCCAGCTTCTTGAAGAATTCTTTAAAGAAGTAGAGACCTTTCTTAAAGAACATCCTGAAAGACTAATCAACCCTCAGTGATAAGCTGATAAACCTCCTTTGCAGGTATATTATACTCCTCTGCTAAAATTTTAGCTATTTCCTTGGGTTTTAAACCCTCTTTTTTTAACTCCCTTATTCTTTTTTTTAGCCCTGAAAGCCCTTTTTTTAACAAAACCGATTCTTCTTTATCTGTTCGGGGAAGGATGATAAGGGTAATTTCCCCTAAAAAATTTTCTCTTTGAGCTAAAGTCTCAAGGTCTGTCCAAAGAAGCTCTTCATGAAGTTTGGTTAGCTCACGAGCTAAAAAACATTCACGGTTTCCGAGAATTTCAAGAAGGTTTTTAACGGTTTTTCCCATCCTATGAGGACTTTCAAAAATAACGATAGGCAAGTTTTCAGGCAAGTTTTCTAAAACTTTTTTTTGCTCGGTTTTTTTACGAGGCAAAAAACCAAGAAAAATAAAACCTTTGGTTAATTCAACCCCAGAAACACTAAGAGCACAAGTAAGGGATGAGACCCCAGGGACAGGAACTACTTTAACGCCTCTTTTATGAGCCTCTTTTACCAAATAAGCCCCTGGGTCTGAAATAAGAGGACAACCTGCTTCACTGGTAAAAACCACATCTTTAGCTTCTTCTAAAAGCTTAAGCACTTTATATGTCTTCTCAACCTCTACCTCTTTATAAAGGCTTATCAGCTTTTTGGGACCACATCCATAATGAGTAAGAAGTTTTTTTACAGACCTTGTGTCTTCAGAAACGATGATTTCAACACTTTTTAACACCTCTAACGCCCTTAGGGTAATGTCCCCAAGATTACCTATAGGCACTCCAACTACATATAAAGTTCCTTTTGTTTTTTCCATTTTAAACCTATGTTTTAGGATTAATAAATTTAACTATTATCATAAATAGTAAAAAAGGGCAACCGATTATCAAGGCTTTTTCAAAAAAGCGATTTTTTTAATTAAAAAACTTCAATCATCAAACAAAAGGTCCTGATAGTTTAGGTTTAGTAAATATTAGTAGTCAAACTTTATACCACCATATATAGACCTGTCAGGGGTCCCGTAGTCTTTTACCTCCTCGTAATTAGCGTTAAAGAGGTTTTCTATCCTAAAATAAAACTTAAGCTTAGGGTTAAAAGAATAATTGGCAGAAAGGTTTACCAGAGAGTAAGGTTTTAAGCTCTTCGTATTATCTTTATCGTGAAACCTTTCTCCTGTATAAACATAATCAGCTAAAAGTGTCAAATTTTTCCAAGAGTATTCTAAAGTAGCCCCTGCTTTATGAGAAGGTTTGTAAACAAGGTATTTTCCTTTATCTCTGTCCTCGGCGTCTAAGTAGGTATAGTTAGCTTTAAAGCTTAAGTTTTGAGTAAGTCTTAGGTTAAGATAGGCTTCAGCCCCTTTAATAACAGCTTTTCCGATGTTTTCAGGTTTCCAGGTTGTTTGGTCAAACTGGATAAGGTCCTTATATTTTTGATAAAAAGCACTTATTCCTAAAAGAAGTCGTTCTTTAAAAAAGACTCTTTCTAAGGAAAGGTCCCAACCTTTAGACTCTTCTGGGTTAAGGTTTGGATTACTGTAATTAGGATAAAAAAGATCATCAAACGTTGGGGCCCTGAAACTTGTTCCGTAATTAGCCTTTAAAACTACTTCAATCTGAGGAATTATATACCTAAATCCTAACCTATAAGTAGTTTTTTCTCCAAAGTTTTTATAATCATCATGCCTTAAACCTACGTTAAAAATAAGTCTTTCTTCTAAAAAGGAAAATTTGTTATTAACAAAAATCCCTACATGTTCTCTTTTTTCATCATAACTTGTTAATCCTAAACTACTTTCTGATAACATCTCTACCTTTTCTCTCTTAAAGTCTACCCCAAACACCAAGGAATAAGCCTTCCCTAAGCTTAAAAAATTCTCCCAAGAAAAACCTTCAGCTGAGGGTGTATAACGATTATAAGGAAACCAACCATCAGGTTCGTAAAATTTCCTCTGAAAACGGTTTTTATAAACAGAAAAAGTCTGTTTATAATTATGAAGAAGAGATAAATCAAGTTTAGCACCTATTAAATAGTGATGTTCTCTTCTAACATAATCTTTGTCTATTAAGTTATATCGAAAATCATAACCATCATATTCTGTCCTGCCATAACTATACCTTCCCAAAACTTCAAACCGTGCTTTAGGATGAAAATTAACCCCCATCTTAGTAGAAACAAAGGAGTTTTTAAACCCATCTTTTTCACTTCCATAACGAGAAGCTGAAAAACCATCGGTATAGTAATGAAAGGCATTTAACCTAAAATCAAAGCCTTTAAACTCTCCTGCTACCTCAAAGGAAGGTTTGTAAGTTCCATAAGACCCCGCATCTAAAGAAATTCCTACCTTAGGTTTACCTTTGCCTTTTTTAGTTATGATGTTTATCACACCGGCTACAGCCTCAGACCCATAAAGGGTGCTTTGAGGACCCTCTACGATTTCAATCCTTTCTATATCATCAACCGTTAAGCTTCCAAAATCAAACATCCCTAAGGATGGGTCATTAACTTTAAACCCATCTATCAAAACTAAGGTATGATAAGATTTAGCCCCTCTTGACAAAATTGCTCCTGCTGTCTGTCCAGGACCTCCGTTTGCCCTCACATATACTTGAGGAAGGGTTCGTAAAACATCAGTAACCAACACAAAATTTTTCTTTTTAAGTTCTTCTTTAGTAATAACCGTTACTTTAGCGGTAGTTTCTTTTATCGGCTCTTCAACCCTATCCGCGGAAACCACTACTTCAGGAAGCTCTTTAAACTCTTCTGGTTTGGGTTTTTCTGTGCAAAAGCCAGGAGAAGCTAAAATTCCTGCCATCAAAAAGAAGCTAAGCTGATTTAATAGATTTTTTCCCATGACCTCACCCCCTCGGGTTTTTTTCTGGGTCGAAGCGGTCTTCCGGCTTCCGGATCAACCTACTCGCCGCACCTTCCCGGTGCCTTTCGGCACCAGTGGTCTGTCGGCTAAGAGCTTTTAAACAAAAAGGCTCTTAGCCCAAGGAAGGAAGCCTCCTTTTGGGTTTTTACCCCTACTTGGGACCTCCTTCCCCGTCCGCAAACGATGCGGACAAGCGGCTTTCGTCCCCGGTCACGGCTGCGGGGCAGCGGGGGATTTTCACCCCTCTTCCGCAACTTCAACCCGCTATAATTAAACAACATATGTAAATAACATGGGTTTAAAATTTGTCAACAAACCAAAAACTACGCTTCACTCTTTATCTCTTCAGGGGTGGTGAAAAAGGCAACGGCAATCAATATCCAAGCTACCAAGTTTATCAAAACACCTATCACTATAATCATTAATATATTACCGATAAAATACAAAAACCCTCCGGTTTTATATAAATTAACCCCTGTATAAGAAGAGAGTAAATACAATGAAGTTTTTAAGTAATATGCACTAATAACCAGTAATATATAGAGAATTATCCAAACAAAAATAGTACCTATTCCAACGTGCGGAAACATGTGAAAAGAATGAAAATGAGATCCCATCATGGTAAATAACGAAAAAAACGTTAGCCCAACGGTAAATATAACGAAAAATCCCCCTATTATGGTAAAAATAAAAGAAAGGAGAGCGTTCTTAAAAATCTGAGGGTCATTAAATATTTTAGAAAACATATTAAAAGAAATAAGTAAAAGTACAATACCTACAAGCCCAGCAGCAATCCCAAAATAAGGGGTCATGGTTAAGATTAACAATATCGATCCAATTCCTCCGATTAACTTAGGAGTTGACATTGACAGGTTATCTTTCATGGCTTAACCTCCCTCTCTTTGGAGTTTAGAATCTATTCTAAGCAGTTTTAAAAACTTATACCACCAATCTTACTGATTACATAGCGGTAGTTCTATCAAAACTTCAAGCCCTCCTTGTGGAGGTAGACTAAACTTAAGTTTGCCTTGATGGGCTTCTATCACCTTTTTGGTGATAAAGAGTCCAAAACCCAAGCCTTTTTCAGCACTGGATTTAAAAAAGGGCATCCCTAAGAAAGGCAGGTCCTGAGGATTGACCCCAGGTCCTTGGTCTCTTATAAGAATGTTTATTTTTTGGTCTTCCCTAACATAAGATTTGATGGTTATTTTACCGTTTTTAGGGGTAAACTTAACCGCATTTTCTATAGGGTTAATAAGGGCTTGCATCATCCAGTCCTTATCCCCTTCTATCCATAGGTTTTCCGGCAGTTCTACTTCTAAACTTATGTTTTTATCCTCACATAAAGGTTTTATCCAAAAAATTACCTCCTCTAAGGCGATCCTTAAATCAAAACGCTCTTTTTTTAACGGTAGGTCTTTGACCAAGTATTCTAAAGAAGTAAAAAGTTTAGAAGTCAAACGCTCAATCTTGTCTAAGGCATTTTTAAAGGTAATAAAATAAGTATGAAGCTGAGGGTATTGGCTTGAGCTAAGGATTTCAGCCTCCAGTTTTTCAGCATATCCTCTTAGGATGGTAAAAGGCGTTTTGATTTCATGAGAAAGATAAGAAAGGGCTATAGTATAACTTTTTTTAAAAATCTCTTCTTCAGACTTGTCTATCAAAAGATAAACCTTTTGCCCTTTTTGTAAGGATAAGGTTTTAACCTCCCATTTTTTGGGATAAAATTTCTGTAAATCTATCTGAAATGTTTTGCCTCTTAAGTCTCCGAAAAAGCTTAAAGAAGCTTTGTTTTGCCATTGAGTTTCCTCTTTATTATCTACCAAAAAAACCGGTATTTCTAATTGATAGAGGGTCTCTTCCCAAAAACTTTTTGTTTGCTTTAACTCTTCTATTTGATTTTTAGCCCTTTTTATGTTTTTGATAAAAAAAACGATAGCTAAACCAAAAGCAGAATTTAATACAATAGAAAAAATAAGAAATAGTTCCATTTTTCACGAATTTTTTTTAAGTTTATACCCAAATCCCCTTACCGTTTCTATCAGGTATCCATAATCTCCAAGTTTATCTCTTAATCGGCAAATATAGGCGTCAACCACCCGCGAGTAATAATCTTTTTCTAATGCCCAAAGATGACTTGAAAGCTCTTCTCTTGAAAAGACTTTTTCAGGATTTTCTATTAAAAGCTCTAAAATTTTGTATTCTGTAGGGGTTAGGATTAAAGGTTTTTCTTCTAAAGAGATGGTCTTTTTTTCTTTATCAAGAAGAAGAGGTCCTACCTTAACCTGAGAAGAGGAGAAACCTTCGTTTTTTAAAAGTTTTTTAATCCTAAGGGTTAGTTCTCTTAAACTAAAGGGTTTTACCACATAGTCATCAGCCCCTAACTCAAGCCCTAAAACTCGGTCTAACTCAGCTCCTCTGGCTGAGACTATAACTACCGGAGTCTTAGAAAACTTAGAAGTAAACTTAAGATATTTTAAAAGCTCTATTCCGTCTCCGTCTGGAAGGATTAAATCAAGCACTACCAAGTCTACTGAAGATTGTAGCAAGAAAGAATAAGCCTGAGCAAGAGAATTGACCACATAAGGTTTAAACCCTTGAGCTAAAAGCGTCTCTGAAATAAGGTTTGCTATGTCTTGGTCGTCTTCTACTATAAGGATTTTCTTCATAACTTTTTACCATAAAGATAAAAAGTTTTTGGTATATGTCAACCATCTATCTCAGGCTTTTTAAAAATCCTCTACTTTGCCGTATAAAGTTTTAACCAAGCCTACCTCTTTTAAAAGTTCTCTTATCTTTATTCCGTTTTAAACAAACTTTCATAAAGTTTTAACCAAATTTTAACAAAACATGTTTATCGTTAATTACAAACCAAAATAAAAAGGAGGTTTAAAAGATGCAAAAAGGTGCAAACAAAAAAGGATGGTTTAAAAAGTTGGTTTCTTTAGCCCTTGGGATTGGATTTTTTACCACGGCAAGCGCTCAAGCAGCTGAGATTACAGGTGCAGGAGCAACTTTCCCGCAACCGGTTTTTCAAGCCTGGGCTTATGAATATCATAAGGCTACCGGTATAAAAGTAAACTACCAAGGGATAGGATCTGGAGGAGGTATTAAACAAGCTCAATCAAAAACCGTTGATTTTGGGGCAAGCGATAAACCTTTAACCTCTGAGGAACTAAAACAGTATAATTTAGCCCAATTTCCTGCTATCATAGGGGCCGTAGTTTTAACTTATAATTTACCTGGATTAAAAGAAGTATCCTTAAACCTTGATGAAAAAGCGGTTTGTGACATCTATCTTGGGAAAATCACTAAATGGAATGATCCCTATCTTCAAAAACTTAATCCTAATATCAAGCTTCCTGATGCTCCTATTACTGTGGTTAGAAGGTCAGACGGGTCAGGAACTACCTGGCTTTTTACTACCTATCTTTCTAAAGCCTGTCCCGAGTGGAAAAATAAAGTGGGCGCAGGTACCTCAGTTGATTGGCCGGTGGGGATAGGTGCCAAAGGTAACCCCGGGGTCACTAACTACATAAAACAAAACAATTGGTCTATAGGTTATGTAGAATATACCTACGCCAAGGAAAATAAGCTTCCAGTAGCAAGATTACTTAACAGAGATAAAACCTATTATTTAGCTCCCAGTGTAGAAACCATTCAAGCCGCAGCCTCTCATGCTAAATGGTCTATGGATAAAGACTTTTACGAAGATTTAACCTATCAGCCAGGTAAGAACTCCTATCCTATAGTAGGTGCTTCTTTCGTGCTTTTGGTTAAAGACAGCCCTCGGGTTAAGGAAGCTACTAAATTTTTTAGATGGTCCTTTGAAAAAGGAGATGGTATTGCCCAACAACTATACTACATTCCCCTTCCTAAAAATGTAAAAAGCATGATTTATAAATACTGGGAAAAACATAAAGTCAACTAAGGATTCCTTTGAATTTCTTTTTAAGGGTCTCCTCTTTTGGAGGAGACCCTTTTATTTTTAATATCTTTCTATTTAAACTTTTTATGTTAAAATAAACTCAAAATAGATAGGACAAATTATGGAGAAACGTTTAGCTTATATAACGGAGATTCTCACCCGATATTTTTTAGGTTTTTGGGCTATTTTTACCGGATTTCTTTTTCCTTTTGTTATATTTTTAATCCTTTTATATGAATCTAAACTTGCTATCAAAAACTTCGGATTTTTACACTTTCTAACTTCTACAGAGTGGGACCCTGTGAGAGAAAGCTTTGGGGCCCTTCCGATGGTTGTTGGCACCTTAATAAGCACCTTTATAGCTATCCTTTTTGCTGCCCCTATCTCAATGGGAATTGCTATCTTTATT is a genomic window containing:
- the rsmI gene encoding 16S rRNA (cytidine(1402)-2'-O)-methyltransferase; this translates as MEKTKGTLYVVGVPIGNLGDITLRALEVLKSVEIIVSEDTRSVKKLLTHYGCGPKKLISLYKEVEVEKTYKVLKLLEEAKDVVFTSEAGCPLISDPGAYLVKEAHKRGVKVVPVPGVSSLTCALSVSGVELTKGFIFLGFLPRKKTEQKKVLENLPENLPIVIFESPHRMGKTVKNLLEILGNRECFLARELTKLHEELLWTDLETLAQRENFLGEITLIILPRTDKEESVLLKKGLSGLKKRIRELKKEGLKPKEIAKILAEEYNIPAKEVYQLITEG
- a CDS encoding TonB-dependent siderophore receptor; this encodes MGKNLLNQLSFFLMAGILASPGFCTEKPKPEEFKELPEVVVSADRVEEPIKETTAKVTVITKEELKKKNFVLVTDVLRTLPQVYVRANGGPGQTAGAILSRGAKSYHTLVLIDGFKVNDPSLGMFDFGSLTVDDIERIEIVEGPQSTLYGSEAVAGVINIITKKGKGKPKVGISLDAGSYGTYKPSFEVAGEFKGFDFRLNAFHYYTDGFSASRYGSEKDGFKNSFVSTKMGVNFHPKARFEVLGRYSYGRTEYDGYDFRYNLIDKDYVRREHHYLIGAKLDLSLLHNYKQTFSVYKNRFQRKFYEPDGWFPYNRYTPSAEGFSWENFLSLGKAYSLVFGVDFKREKVEMLSESSLGLTSYDEKREHVGIFVNNKFSFLEERLIFNVGLRHDDYKNFGEKTTYRLGFRYIIPQIEVVLKANYGTSFRAPTFDDLFYPNYSNPNLNPEESKGWDLSLERVFFKERLLLGISAFYQKYKDLIQFDQTTWKPENIGKAVIKGAEAYLNLRLTQNLSFKANYTYLDAEDRDKGKYLVYKPSHKAGATLEYSWKNLTLLADYVYTGERFHDKDNTKSLKPYSLVNLSANYSFNPKLKFYFRIENLFNANYEEVKDYGTPDRSIYGGIKFDY
- a CDS encoding YkgJ family cysteine cluster protein, which encodes MEALQNLRGLDKILVPIRLTGKSKFVFQCHPGVPCFKLCCSDLFLPLTPYDIIRIRDKLGLTTDEFLLQYTEPFILPKSGLPIARLKMSENEEKTCPFLGDGGCNIYEVRPLACRYYPLGFGLFRNKDKRKNEEIYYLVKEGFCQGLDSGEEMTVDEYRKSQGIPGLEDPILEWAEIIMKKESLGPISVPEKSLQLFFMVSTNPERFRSFVFESKFLDMFEVDEKTLEEIKKDDLKLLQFGFKWLKTVLFGENLVKRRKESPAVKKVKPF
- a CDS encoding DUF996 domain-containing protein; protein product: MKDNLSMSTPKLIGGIGSILLILTMTPYFGIAAGLVGIVLLLISFNMFSKIFNDPQIFKNALLSFIFTIIGGFFVIFTVGLTFFSLFTMMGSHFHSFHMFPHVGIGTIFVWIILYILLVISAYYLKTSLYLLSSYTGVNLYKTGGFLYFIGNILMIIVIGVLINLVAWILIAVAFFTTPEEIKSEA
- a CDS encoding response regulator transcription factor yields the protein MKKILIVEDDQDIANLISETLLAQGFKPYVVNSLAQAYSFLLQSSVDLVVLDLILPDGDGIELLKYLKFTSKFSKTPVVIVSARGAELDRVLGLELGADDYVVKPFSLRELTLRIKKLLKNEGFSSSQVKVGPLLLDKEKKTISLEEKPLILTPTEYKILELLIENPEKVFSREELSSHLWALEKDYYSRVVDAYICRLRDKLGDYGYLIETVRGFGYKLKKNS
- the ispG gene encoding flavodoxin-dependent (E)-4-hydroxy-3-methylbut-2-enyl-diphosphate synthase, producing the protein MYPKIKRRVTRKVWVGKISVGGDSPIRVQSMTNTPTADLNATLSQIQKLFEAGCEIVRVAVPDEKSAKALKDLVKESPIPVIADLHFATLLGEKAVKAGCAGIRINPGTFKNKANLERLLKICKDYNCCVRIGINAGSLEPEILKKYKVPSYKAMVESALRWVEYVVETVDYHNLKVSLKSSNWWETIKAYQAFSKKSDFPLHVGVTEAGGLIPGTIKNTMAISYLLLKGIGDTLRVSLTADPVEEVYVAYEILKNLGLRTLYPEVIACPTCGRCEIDLFSLYQKVEAWTKRIKANLKLAVMGCVVNGPGEAKMADIGIAGGKGVGVIFREGKIIKKVPETQLLEEFFKEVETFLKEHPERLINPQ
- a CDS encoding HAMP domain-containing sensor histidine kinase encodes the protein MELFLIFSIVLNSAFGLAIVFFIKNIKRAKNQIEELKQTKSFWEETLYQLEIPVFLVDNKEETQWQNKASLSFFGDLRGKTFQIDLQKFYPKKWEVKTLSLQKGQKVYLLIDKSEEEIFKKSYTIALSYLSHEIKTPFTILRGYAEKLEAEILSSSQYPQLHTYFITFKNALDKIERLTSKLFTSLEYLVKDLPLKKERFDLRIALEEVIFWIKPLCEDKNISLEVELPENLWIEGDKDWMMQALINPIENAVKFTPKNGKITIKSYVREDQKINILIRDQGPGVNPQDLPFLGMPFFKSSAEKGLGFGLFITKKVIEAHQGKLKFSLPPQGGLEVLIELPLCNQ
- the cas6 gene encoding CRISPR-associated endoribonuclease Cas6, with amino-acid sequence MRLAITFVSEKEAVLPIHYNEVLQGLIYHLLDRALAEKLHNEGFVYQKRRFKFFTFSRIFGKLEKERDKFKISSPFKFFISSPYTEMLLSLTSNFLYNKEIQLDVNRVWLESIKVLPSPEIRKEILIRMLSPLTVYSTLYGADGKKKTYYYHPNEKNFSMLVKENIIKKYKAFYKKMPPSEEFFIEPIKLEKGNEKIIIYKGFVIKGWMGNFVLRGDPELLRLAYDAGLGAKNSQGFGMFEVIK
- the pstS gene encoding phosphate ABC transporter substrate-binding protein PstS, coding for MQKGANKKGWFKKLVSLALGIGFFTTASAQAAEITGAGATFPQPVFQAWAYEYHKATGIKVNYQGIGSGGGIKQAQSKTVDFGASDKPLTSEELKQYNLAQFPAIIGAVVLTYNLPGLKEVSLNLDEKAVCDIYLGKITKWNDPYLQKLNPNIKLPDAPITVVRRSDGSGTTWLFTTYLSKACPEWKNKVGAGTSVDWPVGIGAKGNPGVTNYIKQNNWSIGYVEYTYAKENKLPVARLLNRDKTYYLAPSVETIQAAASHAKWSMDKDFYEDLTYQPGKNSYPIVGASFVLLVKDSPRVKEATKFFRWSFEKGDGIAQQLYYIPLPKNVKSMIYKYWEKHKVN